The DNA segment TAAAATCTTTATTGAATAGAGCCTTTGTTTTTGTTTCCATAGAAACCTCCTTGTATAATATATTTTTTAATCAAACGAACCGTCGGTATTTAAGTAACAGTTTTAAAAACTGCTCTAAAATGAGCAGATTATTTAAATTAGAAAAAAATAATTATTTCTTAATATTTTTTTTATACGAAATCTCTTGTATTTGTTGTTTATATTTAACTAGTAATCCACTAGTATATATTTTTTCACCAGGATTATCTCTTATTTGTTTCCATAAAAAGGATGCAATTAACATCTTATTATTTAATGATTTTGTTTTTTTATCTTTATGAAATTCTTTTAGAAAATTATTCCATTGATATGTTTTATCTTCATCGGTTATTATTTTTTTCTTAGATTTTTGTTTAGAGTTGATATATACTTGTATAAGTTCTTTTACAGTTATATCTAAGTCATTTTCTTTTTCAGCTTTTCGTAATAGAGTAGCCATTTCTTTTGTAAAAGAGAACTTTTTTACATTGAAATAATCACAAAAAAATTTTCTTGCAGTATGGTTAAATTTAAAACCATCTCTTATTAAATGAGTATCAAGTGTAATTTCTTTTAAGGGATTACTTAATCTCTTTTTTGTAACTTTTAACCTAGAATTATATGTTCTTTTACCATTTAAAAAATTGATGATTTGCTCTTGTAATTCAGCCTTAGTTCCATGTGTTGGTAGACCGTGTTTAGCACAAATAGCATGTAGTTCAGTTTTATACCAGTAATGTTTTAAAAATTCTTCTTTACTTAAAGATTTATTAAAATCTGGTCTATTGTTCATGTTATTCACCTTTCTATTGTTTGAATATTTATAACTGAAATATATTTAAATCAAAGTTAATCAATAAAATTTTCTAATGTTTTATCATCAAATAATTCTAAATCTATATTTTTTAATATTTTATTAAAAACTTTAACTCTATTTTGCATATCTTTATGTGTACTAGGCCTTGCAAGTGGATTTAGCCATATATTAGTCAAAATTATTATAAGTTCAGCAAGTTCACTAGGATATTCAAATTTAATTGAGCCATCTTTAATACCTTCTTTTATAACAGGTTCAATAAAATCTGGTGCAATTGTATCATATATTTGTCTTATACTTATTGCCAAAAATCTAGGATTATTAAGTAAATTTGGAGACATACTAAATAGTTTTTCTTTTTCTGTAAATGATTTAATAAACATTTCTCTCAATTTTTCTTTACCATTCATATTTTTTTTATTTATTAT comes from the Oceanivirga salmonicida genome and includes:
- a CDS encoding SAP domain-containing protein, whose amino-acid sequence is MNNRPDFNKSLSKEEFLKHYWYKTELHAICAKHGLPTHGTKAELQEQIINFLNGKRTYNSRLKVTKKRLSNPLKEITLDTHLIRDGFKFNHTARKFFCDYFNVKKFSFTKEMATLLRKAEKENDLDITVKELIQVYINSKQKSKKKIITDEDKTYQWNNFLKEFHKDKKTKSLNNKMLIASFLWKQIRDNPGEKIYTSGLLVKYKQQIQEISYKKNIKK
- a CDS encoding TetR/AcrR family transcriptional regulator, which codes for MARNKFPEETINLILETASKLFIKKGYDNTTIQDILDETKLSKGAIYHHFKSKDDIFLKICDKIGEKNIIFLTEIINKKNMNGKEKLREMFIKSFTEKEKLFSMSPNLLNNPRFLAISIRQIYDTIAPDFIEPVIKEGIKDGSIKFEYPSELAELIIILTNIWLNPLARPSTHKDMQNRVKVFNKILKNIDLELFDDKTLENFID